The following is a genomic window from Nitrospirota bacterium.
AACTAAAAATTGTGCATCACTAAAGGCGAGTTCTTTAAATTCTTTCTCTATCAAATCTTTCATCATTAAAGCAGTTTTTTGTCTTTTACCGGAAAGAGAACGTGCTGCATTTATAAGCATTTCCTCTTTTATTTTCAGTTCAGACTCTAATGCTTCAACTCTTTCATCAATAATTTCAAGGGATTTAAGTTCTTTTTCTGCACTTTCTTTGTAATTAATTATATTCATCATTCCTTCACCATATTTTTTTTCAAGCTTTTTAATTAAATCAAGTCTGTTCTCAACTTCCTCAAGTCTTGCTGGTTCAAGATCGTATCTGTTTTTATAACGTCTAAGCATATTAGAAGCATCCTCTATCAATGGGTTTGCCTCTTCAAGCATGCTAAGAATATCATTTGCATTCTGGTCTATTGCTGCGATTTCTTTTACCTTTGATATGATTACAGAAAGCTTCTCAATACATGAATCATCATCTCCATAAATCATTGAATATGCAGTTTCAGCCAGTTCATTCAATTTACTCAGATTCGACAGAATAGCTTTTTCCTCCAGAAGTTTCTCCTTTTCATCAATTTTCAATGAAGCAGAATCAATTTCCTGAATCTGAAATCTCAGAAGGTCAATCCTTTGTGCTCTATCTTTCAACTTCTGTTTTAAATCAGTTACCTCTTCCTTCAATAATGAAACCTCTGTATAAAGAGCACTGATTCTCTCTCTGTCATCTTTGAGTCTGCCGAAAGCATCAAGAAACTCTCTATGCATATCAAGAGAAAGAAGGCTCTGATGTTCATGCTGTCCATGAATATCCACAAGTTTTTTTCCAATTTCAGCAAGACTCTGCATGCTAACCATTATATCATTTATATATGCTTTACTCTTTCCAGACGCAGAAATGTAACGTCTCAGGATAAGCCCTTCAGAAATGTCCAATCCAATATCAGGCATTCGAATTCCGTCTATTTCGAAGTAAGCCTGGATAATCGCCTCTTTTTCACCAGATCTGACCAAATCTGATTGGGCTCTACTGCCAAGAGCAAGACTTAGAGCATCAACTAAAATTGACTTTCCGGCTCCAGTTTCACCTGTCAGAACATTTAATCCTGCTTCAAATCTAAGTCGTAAGTCATCAATAATTGCTAAATTTTTGATTCTGAGCTCTTTCAGCATTCATTGAGGGTAAAAAAATCAAATCCAGCAATAAGAGTGCCTCTGCAGCCCCTAACTTGAATCGGGGAATTCAATCTCGTATCTTGAAGCAAGATTGCTCTGCACCTCGAAAGCATTCGTGGACTAACATTAGGTTCACTCATATTATATCTGGATCTGGATAATAATTAATCATATGATGAATATCGTATTATAAATCCTTTCTGGTCACCAACGTATGGCTCCCACGTTACATCAATATGCGAAACCCTTGCCCCTGGAGGACCTTTATAACAGGATTGAATAGCTTTTTCAATAAGCATCTTTTCACCCTCAAAGAGTGCCTCAACCCTGC
Proteins encoded in this region:
- the recN gene encoding DNA repair protein RecN, producing the protein MLKELRIKNLAIIDDLRLRFEAGLNVLTGETGAGKSILVDALSLALGSRAQSDLVRSGEKEAIIQAYFEIDGIRMPDIGLDISEGLILRRYISASGKSKAYINDIMVSMQSLAEIGKKLVDIHGQHEHQSLLSLDMHREFLDAFGRLKDDRERISALYTEVSLLKEEVTDLKQKLKDRAQRIDLLRFQIQEIDSASLKIDEKEKLLEEKAILSNLSKLNELAETAYSMIYGDDDSCIEKLSVIISKVKEIAAIDQNANDILSMLEEANPLIEDASNMLRRYKNRYDLEPARLEEVENRLDLIKKLEKKYGEGMMNIINYKESAEKELKSLEIIDERVEALESELKIKEEMLINAARSLSGKRQKTALMMKDLIEKEFKELAFSDAQFLVDLKEESLAPHGIDRVEFKFTANLGEPPKPLAKIASGGELSRVMLALKSILSDFDSIPVLIFDEVDAGIGGKTAHSVARKLKALSSKHQVLCTTHLPQIASVGDFHLKTEKKQKGEKVYVEVKELKDNERMKEIARMLGGTITDVSLKHAKELLERAILYER
- a CDS encoding acylphosphatase — encoded protein: MNEARAHLFIDGRVQGVFYRAFTRDIASSLGLNGWVRNLRDGRVEALFEGEKMLIEKAIQSCYKGPPGARVSHIDVTWEPYVGDQKGFIIRYSSYD